The Megasphaera stantonii genome includes a window with the following:
- a CDS encoding NAD(P)H-dependent oxidoreductase, with amino-acid sequence MKNILFINACPRPQSRTLALAQEVLKKVSGTVTEINLYQEPLRPLDWEQLKERDALIASHTMSSSMFDYAHQFAAADDIVIAAPYWDLAFPSILRVYFEQITVLGITFTYSPEGIPVGLCRAGRILYVTTAGGPIGPYNLGYDYVKSLTTLYYGIPQVLCFTAENLDIVGADVQGIMEQAIENIKNSPI; translated from the coding sequence ATGAAAAACATTTTATTCATCAATGCCTGCCCCCGCCCTCAATCCCGTACTCTTGCATTGGCTCAGGAAGTATTGAAAAAAGTATCCGGAACGGTAACGGAAATCAATCTGTATCAAGAACCCCTTCGCCCCCTTGACTGGGAACAGCTGAAAGAAAGAGACGCCCTTATCGCCTCTCATACGATGTCGTCGTCAATGTTCGACTACGCCCATCAGTTTGCCGCAGCAGACGACATCGTCATTGCCGCCCCCTATTGGGACTTGGCCTTCCCTTCTATCCTGCGCGTATACTTTGAGCAGATTACCGTATTGGGCATCACTTTCACGTATTCTCCAGAAGGAATTCCCGTCGGCCTGTGCCGGGCCGGCCGCATTCTCTACGTGACGACAGCCGGCGGCCCCATCGGACCATACAACCTAGGCTACGACTACGTAAAATCCCTGACCACGCTTTACTACGGCATTCCGCAAGTCCTCTGCTTTACGGCGGAAAATCTGGATATCGTCGGCGCCGATGTGCAAGGCATTATGGAACAAGCTATCGAAAACATAAAAAACAGCCCCATTTAA
- a CDS encoding basic amino acid ABC transporter substrate-binding protein translates to MLINKKWITAALLVTTTAAALTGCGGSETATHSDKPLIVGTEPSFPPFEMTENDTYVGFDIDLANAIGEKLGRKVEIKTMGFDALIPALKSGQIDLIASAMSATEERKKQVDFTDPYYIGGSVIVVRKDNTDIRGWDDITGKTVAVQAGSKPADFAEKQGALLKQFDANYQCLQELQVGASEAAALDKAVALYYISKGGLSDLKVVGEPKKLAGSAMAINKGNEKELKEINAALQAMKKDGTYTKLYQKWFGVEPTPEELQ, encoded by the coding sequence ATGTTGATAAACAAAAAGTGGATTACTGCGGCGCTGCTGGTCACGACAACGGCAGCAGCCCTTACCGGCTGCGGAGGCAGCGAAACGGCAACGCATTCCGACAAGCCGCTGATCGTCGGCACGGAGCCTTCCTTTCCGCCTTTCGAAATGACGGAAAACGACACCTACGTCGGATTTGATATCGACTTGGCCAACGCCATCGGCGAAAAACTCGGCCGCAAAGTGGAAATCAAGACCATGGGCTTCGACGCCCTGATTCCGGCCCTGAAGAGCGGCCAAATCGACCTCATCGCCTCGGCCATGTCCGCAACGGAAGAGCGCAAAAAGCAGGTAGACTTTACAGATCCCTATTATATCGGCGGCTCCGTCATCGTCGTCCGTAAGGACAACACCGACATCCGCGGCTGGGATGACATTACCGGCAAAACCGTCGCCGTCCAGGCAGGATCCAAGCCGGCGGACTTCGCTGAAAAGCAGGGAGCCCTGCTGAAGCAGTTCGACGCCAACTACCAATGCCTGCAGGAATTGCAGGTAGGAGCCAGCGAAGCGGCGGCCCTCGATAAAGCCGTAGCCTTGTACTATATTTCCAAAGGCGGCCTCTCCGATCTCAAAGTCGTCGGCGAACCGAAGAAATTAGCCGGCTCCGCTATGGCAATCAACAAAGGCAATGAAAAAGAACTGAAAGAAATCAACGCCGCGCTGCAAGCGATGAAAAAAGACGGCACCTATACGAAGCTGTATCAAAAATGGTTCGGCGTAGAACCGACGCCCGAAGAATTACAGTAA
- the ilvA gene encoding threonine ammonia-lyase has translation MSEERVTLAMVKEAQERLKGVAQKTSLSYATSVSEVAGCDVWLKLENLQRTGSFKLRGAYNKVASLTPEEREKGVIAASAGNHAQGVALAASVYGCQSTICMPKHAPLMKVAATRGYGANVVLHGDFFDEAAAKAVELTEKYGYTFVHPFNDPQVIAGQGTISLEILDEIPDIDVIVAPIGGGGLISGLAVAAKNINPKIKIIGVQTANMPSMKESIEKGQILTVDGKASLADGITVKTPGDLTYEICQKYVDDIVTVDETEIAAAILWLIERVKTVAEGAGAVPVAALMNGKVSGIRNKKVAALVSGGNIDVNRMSRVINSGLLRSWRKVFFETVIPDQPGELVKLISIISNSNANILSITHERSQHNIGMGYTAVSCELETANEKHVETLFETLKDNHYHVTLK, from the coding sequence ATGAGTGAAGAACGAGTTACCCTTGCGATGGTCAAGGAAGCGCAGGAACGGTTGAAAGGCGTTGCCCAGAAGACTAGCTTGTCCTATGCGACCTCTGTCAGCGAAGTTGCTGGCTGCGACGTATGGCTGAAATTGGAAAACTTACAGCGCACCGGTTCTTTCAAGCTGAGAGGCGCGTATAACAAAGTGGCTTCCTTGACGCCGGAAGAACGTGAAAAAGGCGTTATCGCCGCATCGGCAGGCAACCATGCACAGGGCGTTGCATTAGCTGCCAGCGTATACGGCTGCCAGTCGACGATCTGCATGCCTAAACATGCTCCGTTGATGAAAGTAGCTGCTACGCGCGGTTACGGCGCAAACGTCGTTCTCCACGGCGATTTCTTCGACGAAGCTGCTGCGAAAGCCGTAGAATTGACGGAAAAATACGGCTACACCTTCGTACATCCCTTCAACGATCCTCAGGTTATTGCTGGACAGGGCACGATTTCCCTGGAAATTCTCGACGAAATTCCCGATATCGACGTCATTGTAGCTCCTATCGGCGGCGGCGGATTGATTTCCGGCCTGGCTGTCGCAGCTAAAAACATCAACCCGAAAATCAAGATTATCGGCGTACAGACGGCTAACATGCCTTCCATGAAAGAATCTATTGAAAAAGGTCAGATTTTGACTGTCGACGGCAAAGCAAGCTTAGCTGACGGCATTACGGTAAAAACGCCGGGCGACTTGACCTATGAAATCTGCCAGAAATATGTCGACGACATCGTAACAGTCGACGAAACGGAAATTGCCGCAGCAATCCTCTGGCTCATCGAACGCGTTAAGACCGTTGCAGAAGGCGCCGGCGCCGTACCGGTTGCAGCTCTCATGAACGGCAAGGTTTCCGGCATCCGCAACAAGAAGGTAGCGGCTCTGGTCAGCGGCGGCAACATCGACGTCAACAGAATGTCCCGCGTCATCAACAGCGGCCTGCTCCGTTCGTGGCGCAAAGTCTTCTTCGAAACGGTCATTCCCGACCAGCCGGGCGAATTGGTTAAATTGATTTCCATCATTTCCAATTCCAACGCAAACATCCTCTCCATCACGCATGAACGCAGCCAGCACAACATCGGCATGGGCTACACGGCAGTTTCGTGCGAACTGGAAACGGCTAACGAAAAACATGTAGAAACATTGTTTGAAACGCTGAAAGACAACCACTATCACGTTACGTTGAAATAA
- a CDS encoding amino acid permease: protein MEDNSKLERGLKPRHVEMIALGGTIGVGLFMGSASTIQTAGPSVLLCYALAGLVMFFIMRIMGEMLYLEPVTGSFATYGHKYICPFAGYLTAWCYWFLWVTVGLSEVTAVGIYVHFWFPDVPQWISALGGMLIVTLANMAAVKYYGEFEFWFAIIKVTTIVVMLVVGAMIILFGFGNNGVPLGFSNLWSHGGFFPNGFGGMISAMCVVAAAFQGVELVGITAGEAQNPKETLRKATKNIVWRILIFYIGAIFVVITLYPWDELGMLGSPFVTTFAKVGVTSAAGIINFVVLTAALSGCNSGIYSSGRMLYTLAENGQAPKFFGKLSSHGVPQHGIMVTLACLLFGVVLNYLIPDSKLFLYIYSASVFPGMVAWFVLAYSQKNFRKRWGEKAMAEHPFKSPLFPYANYFCLIFLVLVTIGMWVNPDTRMSLIAGWTFMIIVTAGYFLAGYRKNEYNEDGTLKAKH, encoded by the coding sequence ATGGAAGACAACAGCAAATTAGAGCGTGGGTTAAAACCCCGCCACGTGGAAATGATCGCCCTGGGCGGTACGATTGGCGTCGGCCTGTTCATGGGCTCGGCCAGCACGATTCAGACTGCCGGTCCGTCCGTATTGCTCTGCTATGCATTGGCAGGTTTGGTTATGTTCTTCATCATGCGTATCATGGGCGAAATGCTCTATCTGGAACCGGTAACGGGTTCCTTCGCTACGTATGGTCATAAGTATATCTGTCCCTTTGCCGGTTACTTGACGGCGTGGTGCTACTGGTTCCTGTGGGTTACGGTAGGTCTTTCGGAAGTAACGGCCGTAGGCATTTACGTTCACTTCTGGTTCCCCGACGTTCCCCAGTGGATATCGGCCTTAGGCGGCATGCTCATCGTAACCTTGGCCAACATGGCTGCCGTTAAATACTACGGTGAATTCGAATTCTGGTTTGCTATTATCAAAGTTACGACTATCGTCGTCATGCTCGTCGTCGGCGCGATGATTATCCTGTTCGGCTTCGGCAACAACGGCGTACCCCTCGGTTTCTCCAACCTCTGGTCTCACGGCGGCTTCTTCCCCAACGGCTTCGGCGGCATGATCAGCGCAATGTGCGTCGTCGCGGCAGCCTTCCAGGGCGTCGAACTCGTCGGGATAACGGCCGGGGAAGCGCAGAACCCGAAAGAAACGCTGCGCAAAGCTACGAAAAACATCGTTTGGCGTATTCTTATCTTCTACATCGGCGCTATCTTCGTCGTCATCACCTTGTATCCTTGGGATGAACTGGGCATGCTCGGCAGCCCCTTCGTAACGACCTTCGCTAAAGTAGGCGTTACCTCCGCCGCCGGCATCATCAACTTCGTCGTACTGACGGCTGCATTGTCCGGCTGCAACAGCGGTATTTACAGCTCCGGCCGTATGTTGTACACTTTGGCTGAAAACGGCCAGGCTCCGAAATTCTTCGGCAAATTGTCCTCTCACGGCGTACCGCAGCACGGCATCATGGTCACCTTGGCCTGCCTGCTCTTCGGCGTTGTTTTGAACTACCTCATTCCGGATTCCAAGCTGTTCCTGTACATCTACAGCGCCAGCGTATTCCCCGGCATGGTTGCCTGGTTCGTACTGGCTTACTCGCAGAAGAACTTCCGCAAACGCTGGGGTGAAAAAGCGATGGCTGAACACCCGTTCAAATCGCCGCTCTTCCCGTACGCTAACTATTTCTGCCTTATCTTCCTCGTTCTCGTTACCATCGGCATGTGGGTCAACCCCGATACGCGTATGTCCCTCATCGCCGGCTGGACCTTCATGATCATCGTTACGGCCGGATATTTCCTGGCTGGATATCGTAAGAACGAATATAATGAAGACGGCACCTTAAAAGCAAAACACTAA
- a CDS encoding RidA family protein has translation MAVEVISTTNAPGAVGPYSQAIKAGDFLFASGQVPLVPETGKIVAGGVTAQAEQSMKNVGAILEAAGLSYDDVVKTTVYLANISFFGAVNEVYAKYFNKTLPARSCVEVAELPKGALVEVEVIAYCGK, from the coding sequence ATGGCAGTAGAAGTTATTAGCACGACAAACGCTCCGGGCGCAGTAGGCCCGTACTCCCAGGCTATCAAAGCCGGTGATTTCCTCTTCGCATCCGGTCAGGTTCCCCTCGTTCCGGAAACGGGCAAAATCGTAGCAGGCGGCGTTACGGCTCAGGCTGAACAGAGCATGAAAAACGTCGGCGCTATCTTGGAAGCCGCTGGCCTTTCCTATGACGATGTCGTTAAAACGACGGTATACTTGGCTAACATCAGCTTCTTCGGCGCTGTTAACGAAGTATATGCTAAATATTTCAACAAAACGTTGCCGGCTCGTTCCTGCGTAGAAGTCGCTGAACTCCCGAAGGGCGCTCTCGTAGAAGTCGAAGTTATCGCATACTGCGGCAAATAA
- a CDS encoding leucyl aminopeptidase family protein, whose product MITCNSNGSMDVVAIGVDTRMLALSRIPKEDGELIRAYVEAHEDVMHYTSLRVFHCLTEGRSKTYFLIGLHKKPIRYATYEDFLTAKRLMAAAMAEGVSELAVMVDTLEMDIGALIDGLLYRNYEFLHYKSDAKGRTVRSINLVTSSLEIKAFNTMCYMYSAIYEGVYMARNLVNMPPNELTPRRFSEIVSAVVKGDNITVEMLNKWALEKRKMGGIVAVGKGSMNPPQLMTITYKGDPDSKDMLGIVGKGVTYDSGGLSIKSQANQEFMKDDMAGAAAAVGVIRALMLLKYPVNVVAVIPLVENIPSGMAYHVDDILTMYGGKTVEIKNTDAEGRLILADAVSYAQELGATKLIDLATLTGACVTALGTVRSGMIGNHQEWMNRFFDVAAAVHEKVWQLPADREYEDLLKSDVADLKNTGGRDGGAITAGLFIKQFVHPDIPWIHLDIAGTAFCEKKDETGFFGATGVGVKSILELLKGGAK is encoded by the coding sequence ATGATTACTTGCAACAGTAACGGCAGTATGGACGTCGTGGCGATCGGCGTCGATACGCGGATGCTGGCTTTATCCCGCATTCCTAAGGAAGACGGGGAACTGATTCGGGCCTATGTGGAAGCGCATGAAGACGTCATGCATTATACGTCCCTGCGCGTGTTTCACTGCCTGACGGAAGGCCGGAGTAAGACCTATTTCTTGATTGGATTGCATAAGAAACCCATACGGTACGCTACGTATGAAGATTTTCTGACGGCGAAGCGCCTCATGGCCGCGGCGATGGCCGAAGGCGTGTCGGAGCTGGCCGTCATGGTCGACACGCTGGAAATGGATATCGGCGCCTTAATCGACGGCTTATTATATCGGAACTACGAATTTCTGCATTATAAGAGCGATGCGAAGGGGCGGACCGTCCGCAGCATCAACCTGGTTACGTCGAGCTTGGAAATCAAGGCCTTCAATACGATGTGCTATATGTATTCCGCCATATACGAAGGCGTATACATGGCCCGTAATTTGGTCAACATGCCGCCGAATGAGCTGACGCCGCGGCGATTTTCGGAAATCGTATCGGCCGTCGTCAAGGGCGACAATATTACCGTCGAGATGCTCAATAAATGGGCGCTGGAAAAGCGGAAGATGGGCGGTATCGTCGCTGTCGGCAAGGGCAGCATGAACCCGCCGCAGCTCATGACGATAACCTATAAGGGCGACCCGGACAGCAAGGACATGCTGGGTATCGTCGGCAAGGGCGTGACCTACGACAGCGGCGGCTTATCCATCAAGAGCCAGGCCAATCAGGAATTCATGAAGGACGACATGGCCGGCGCGGCTGCTGCTGTCGGTGTCATACGGGCCCTCATGCTGCTGAAATATCCCGTCAACGTCGTCGCTGTGATTCCGCTGGTGGAAAATATCCCGTCGGGTATGGCTTACCACGTCGACGATATATTGACGATGTACGGCGGCAAGACGGTGGAAATCAAAAATACCGATGCTGAAGGCCGCCTGATCCTGGCCGACGCCGTGTCCTATGCTCAGGAGCTGGGAGCGACGAAGCTCATCGATCTGGCTACCCTGACCGGTGCCTGCGTAACGGCCTTGGGAACGGTGCGTTCCGGCATGATCGGCAACCATCAGGAATGGATGAACCGTTTCTTCGACGTAGCCGCGGCGGTTCACGAAAAGGTATGGCAGCTTCCGGCTGACCGGGAATATGAAGACCTCCTCAAAAGCGACGTGGCAGACCTCAAGAATACGGGCGGCCGCGACGGCGGCGCGATTACGGCGGGCTTGTTCATCAAGCAGTTTGTTCATCCCGATATTCCGTGGATTCACCTGGATATTGCCGGTACGGCCTTTTGTGAGAAGAAGGATGAAACGGGCTTCTTCGGCGCGACCGGCGTGGGCGTCAAGTCCATTTTGGAATTATTGAAAGGAGGAGCCAAGTGA